A section of the Solitalea canadensis DSM 3403 genome encodes:
- a CDS encoding glycoside hydrolase family 27 protein produces MKKLLTLFSLLSLTCFAFGQGNNYVQNYTKYEGLALTPPMGWNSWNKFACNVDENLIKSIADAMVSSGMKDAGYTYINIDDCWHGDRDSLGFIHPDPKRFPSGMKALADYIHSKGLKIGIYSDAGSQTCGGRPGSRGYEFQDAMTYAAWGIDYLKYDWCNTEGLKAEGAYKTITAALRRAGRPIVLSICEWGNDKPWEWGKTVGHLWRTTGDIYNCFDCIEDHGTWKSFGTMQILDMQDGLRKYAGPGHWNDPDMLEVGNGKLTPREDRAHFTMWAMLAAPLIAGNDIRNMDKETVEVLTNKDIIAINQDSLGIQGFKHTSVDSLQTWLKPLKGGDWAICFLNRSKSEKVVSLDWKKVIIQDSLSGKELNGQTSTYTLKNLWTKKKTGTTKKPFSTKVPARDVVVLRLELIK; encoded by the coding sequence ATGAAAAAACTTCTTACACTCTTCAGCTTGCTAAGCCTAACCTGTTTTGCTTTCGGACAAGGCAATAACTACGTTCAGAATTATACCAAGTATGAAGGCCTTGCGCTGACTCCACCTATGGGATGGAACAGTTGGAACAAATTTGCTTGTAATGTGGATGAAAACCTGATTAAATCAATCGCTGATGCTATGGTAAGCTCGGGAATGAAAGACGCGGGTTATACCTACATTAACATTGATGACTGCTGGCATGGTGATCGTGATAGTTTAGGCTTTATTCACCCTGATCCTAAACGTTTTCCTTCGGGCATGAAAGCGCTGGCCGATTATATTCATTCCAAAGGGTTAAAAATCGGTATTTATTCAGATGCCGGCTCGCAGACCTGTGGAGGCCGACCTGGTAGCCGTGGCTATGAATTTCAGGATGCAATGACCTATGCTGCATGGGGAATTGATTATTTAAAATACGATTGGTGTAATACCGAAGGGTTAAAAGCTGAAGGTGCTTATAAAACAATTACAGCTGCATTGCGTCGTGCGGGCCGTCCAATTGTGTTGAGTATTTGTGAGTGGGGTAATGATAAGCCATGGGAATGGGGTAAAACGGTTGGGCATTTATGGCGTACCACCGGTGATATCTATAACTGTTTTGATTGCATCGAAGATCATGGAACCTGGAAATCGTTTGGAACCATGCAAATTTTAGATATGCAGGATGGCCTCCGTAAATATGCCGGGCCTGGCCATTGGAATGATCCTGATATGTTGGAGGTAGGTAACGGAAAACTAACCCCTAGGGAAGATCGGGCACACTTTACCATGTGGGCCATGCTGGCTGCTCCACTGATTGCCGGTAATGATATTCGTAACATGGATAAGGAAACGGTTGAAGTATTAACCAATAAAGACATAATTGCCATTAACCAAGATTCGTTGGGTATCCAAGGATTTAAGCATACTTCTGTAGATAGCCTGCAAACATGGTTAAAGCCGCTAAAAGGAGGGGACTGGGCTATTTGTTTTCTCAACAGAAGTAAAAGTGAAAAAGTAGTTTCATTGGATTGGAAAAAAGTGATTATTCAGGATTCACTTTCTGGAAAGGAATTGAATGGGCAGACTTCAACCTATACACTAAAAAATTTATGGACGAAGAAAAAAACAGGTACAACCAAGAAACCTTTTAGCACAAAAGTACCTGCACGTGACGTGGTGGTATTGAGGCTTGAATTAATAAAATAA